The nucleotide sequence GGCCGCCAGCGCCTCGAGCCCGTCCATGCCCGGCATCTTGATGTCGAGAAGCACCGCGTCGGGCATCTCCCGGCGGAGGGTATCGATCCCCTCCGGCCCGGAGGGGGCCTCGACGAAGTCGAAGCCCTCGTATTCGAGGACCATCCGCAGCGACTTGCGGATTTCTCCCTCGTCGTCGATGACCAGGATCTTTTCCTTCATGGCGTCAGGTCCATGCGGCGCATCGATGGGATGGAGATGATATCAGGCCGGGGCGGCAAAAGCCGCCCATAAAAAACGGGGCCCGTCATCCGGGCCCCGTGCGCTTCGACCGCGACGTCCGGCGCGGACGGCGGCGCGCCCGCCGTCCCGCGTTGCATCCGGCTACTTGTCCTCTTCTTCGTGGGCACGCAGCCGCACGGTGACGTAGCGCGAGATCGGATCGGTGCCGGTGCGCCCCGAGGGACTGATGACGTACAGAACGACCAGGCCGCCGTCCTTGACCTTGGCCAGCTCGCGACGGTACTCGGCGACCGCCTTCACCGGGACCCGGTTCACCTCGGTGATCACGTCCCCTTCCCCGAGCCCCTTCTCGTACGCCTCCGAGACGCGCGAAACGCGGGTGACCAGGACGCCCCGGGTGTCATCCGGCAGCTCGAGCTTGTCCAGGACGTCCGGGGTCAGGTCGTCCACCGAGATGCCGAGCTTGCGCTCGTTCGGCTCCTCGGGACGGCTGCCGCGCTCCGGCGTCTCGGCGGCCTCCTTGCCGATGTGCTCGCTCCGGTCGGCCAGCTTGGCGGCCAGCGTCGTCTCCTTGCCGTTGCGCAGCACGGTCAGCTTGACGGTCGAGCCCGGCTCCTTGGCGGAGACCAGCCGCACGACCTCGTTGGTGCTCTCGACCGAGCGGCCGTCCACCGCCACGATGACGTCCCCCCTCTTGAGCCCGGCATCTTCGGCGGGAAGCCCGGGGCGCACCGAGTTGACCAGGGCGCCCTTGTCGGTCGACAGGCCGAAGGCCTCCTGCAGGTCGGGGGTGATCTCGGCCAGCTCGATGCCCAGGTAGCCGCGGGACACCTTCCCCTTGGTCTTCAGCTGCTCCATGATCCCTTTCGCCACGTTCACCGGCACCGCGAAGCCGATCCCCTGGCCGACGCTGCTGATGGCGGTGTTCACGCCGACGACCTCTCCCGCCACGTTGACCAGCGGGCCCCCGGAGTTGCCGAAATTGATGGCGGCGTCCGTCTGGATGAAGTTGTCGAGGGAGAAGTCGCGGGACAGGTCACGCAGCACGCGCCCTTTGGCGCTGATGACGCCGACGGTCACGGTGTGGTCGTAGTTGAGCGGATTGCCCACGGCCATGACCCAGTCGCCGACGCGCACCGGCTCGGAGTCGCCGAGCGCCAGGTAGGGCAGCCTCTTGTCTCCCTTGATCTTGATGAGGGCCAGGTCGGTGGAGGGATCGGTCCCGATCACGTCGGCGAGGTAGTCGTGCCGGTCGCCGCTCAGATTGACCTTGATCTTGCTCGCGTCCTCCACCACGTGGTAGTTGGTCAGGATGTAGCCGTCGTCGCTGATCAGGAAGCCGGATCCGCCGCTGATCTCGAAGCGGGGCTCCTCCTCCGGGGCGAACCGGCGTCGCTGCTCGGGCCCGAAGAAGAACTCGAACGGATCGCCGTGGAACGGCTGTCGCCCGCGCCCCTTGTCCTTCGGTTTCACGGTCTCGGTGGAGGTGATGCTGACGACCGCCGGGTTGACCTTCTCGGCGATGTCGGCGAACGAACCCGGCCCGCCCGCTATCCCCTGGCCCGCCGCCATCTGCGCCCTCGCCGCGGCGTGGAGCGGACGATCCTCCGCCCTCTCGCCCGCCTGCCCGGAGCGCGTCAGGTGCAGCCCTCCCGCCAGGACCATTCCGAAAACAATCGAGGCCACGATCAGTGCAAGCGTGACCGGTTGCCCGCTTTTCTTCATCGACATCCTCGCTCCTTGAGAAAATTCAGTATAGGGCCGCCCCGACCCTCCGTCAAGGACATGGCGGCCTCTCTGCGAGAGCCGCGCGCACGCACGCCAGCAGGTGCGCGGTATCGACCGGCTTCTCGATGACCTCGATCACCCCCAGCCGCGCCGCGCGCTCCCGGATCGCCTCGCTCAGGTACGCGCTGATCAGGATCACCGCCGGGTACCCGGGGGCTGCCGTCTGCATGTCGCCCGCGCCCCGGCGCCTCAGGCAGGCCAGCAGGTCGAGCCCCGTGGTCTTCGGCATGCGCTGATCGAGGATCATCACGTCCACCCCGCGCAGGCTTTCCGGATCGGACAGGACCGTGTCGGAATCGTCGACCAGCATGACCTGACAACCGAGCCTTCGGAGAAGATGCCCGTACGACCTGAGAACGGCCGGATCATCGTCGACGACCAGGATCACCCTGCGCACGGATACTGAGAAGAGCAAGGCATGTGCCAGGCGGGGGACCCCTGCGGAATGTCGAGGCGGTTCGGCGAACTGCCTTCGTGTCATCGACTTCCAAGGCCTGATTCGGGCGGGATCCTGGCCTTCGCCACCCGCCGGCGGCAGTCTCGCCGCGCCGTGGCAGACGGGACGCGGGGAGAAGCGCGCCAATTTGGCGCCGGCCTGGGAGCGTGTCCTAGTCCTCGGCCTGCTGGCCTTCGCCCGCCGGGTGCTCTTCGCCGTGTCCCTGTTCGTATTCCCTGAGCTTGCGCTGCAGCGTGCGCAGGCCGATCCCCAGAAGGTCGGCGGCACGGGTGCGGTTCCCGCCGGTCTGCTGCAGGGTCCGGAGGATCGCCTCTTTTTCGATCTCCTCCATCCGCCGCGGCGGGC is from Candidatus Polarisedimenticolia bacterium and encodes:
- a CDS encoding response regulator; the encoded protein is MILVVDDDPAVLRSYGHLLRRLGCQVMLVDDSDTVLSDPESLRGVDVMILDQRMPKTTGLDLLACLRRRGAGDMQTAAPGYPAVILISAYLSEAIRERAARLGVIEVIEKPVDTAHLLACVRAALAERPPCP
- a CDS encoding Do family serine endopeptidase; this translates as MKKSGQPVTLALIVASIVFGMVLAGGLHLTRSGQAGERAEDRPLHAAARAQMAAGQGIAGGPGSFADIAEKVNPAVVSITSTETVKPKDKGRGRQPFHGDPFEFFFGPEQRRRFAPEEEPRFEISGGSGFLISDDGYILTNYHVVEDASKIKVNLSGDRHDYLADVIGTDPSTDLALIKIKGDKRLPYLALGDSEPVRVGDWVMAVGNPLNYDHTVTVGVISAKGRVLRDLSRDFSLDNFIQTDAAINFGNSGGPLVNVAGEVVGVNTAISSVGQGIGFAVPVNVAKGIMEQLKTKGKVSRGYLGIELAEITPDLQEAFGLSTDKGALVNSVRPGLPAEDAGLKRGDVIVAVDGRSVESTNEVVRLVSAKEPGSTVKLTVLRNGKETTLAAKLADRSEHIGKEAAETPERGSRPEEPNERKLGISVDDLTPDVLDKLELPDDTRGVLVTRVSRVSEAYEKGLGEGDVITEVNRVPVKAVAEYRRELAKVKDGGLVVLYVISPSGRTGTDPISRYVTVRLRAHEEEDK